A window of the Podospora bellae-mahoneyi strain CBS 112042 chromosome 6, whole genome shotgun sequence genome harbors these coding sequences:
- a CDS encoding hypothetical protein (EggNog:ENOG503P6Q5) — protein sequence MLRLQPTILSLTMVEVEELDQRLKEKRHHRQFLNYLTKPGDASAIPEFVPSVPPASSAKARGKQPQIDQNIRFLPPGNRPESRRSTDTEPSSSVLAQQNQGATFTLPDRTRTVEGQPRPNIKADHPLELDGQPPSPSQQPVLSTPRHNQVAEYHSVDTYPSLPTGSPGQSSASTPGIHTDRVPPVDRERTLERGPAYPSRPATYRRLVEPTVWPSSPITHDFERLAIVQRAVRTLAQLDDADRRHNNPRASMSPSRRSSTTVPRHRIRPRDSVPGEPTTPRRQLSPPPFEIYDDSVPPSAQPQTPQNLPEAQHQSRLRGSYTVPTRRGTSPGFDSLSRLSRRRREREERIPSPPGLQTPGMMGLYGGLENADDVSLFERAIRRSMEHMDGSPGPSR from the exons ATGCTGCGTCTCCAGCCCACTATTCTTTCACTGACCatggtcgaggtcgaggagcttGATCAACGTCTGAAAGAGAAGAGACACCACCGCCAGTTCCTCAACTATCTTACAAAGCCAGGGGATGCATCCGCGATACCAGAATTTGTTCCAAGCGTTCCCCCGGCCTCTTCTGCTAAAGCGCGCGGCAAACAACCACAGATTGACCAAAACATACGGTTCTTGCCCCCCGGTAACAGACCAGAATCTAGACGTTCCACAGACACGGAGCCATCCAGTTCAGTTCTTGCTCAGCAGAACCAAGGGGCCACCTTCACACTGCCGGACCGCACCAGAACAGTTGAAGGCCAACCTAGGCCTAATATAAAGGCTGATCACCCGCTAGAACTTGATGGGCAGCCGCCTTCTCCGTCCCAACAGCCAGTACTATCGACTCCTAGACATAATCAAGTGGCAGAGTACCACTCAGTCGACACTTACCCATCCCTTCCAACAGGTTCACCCGGCCAATCATCAGCTTCAACTCCGGGTATCCATACCGACCGTGTACCTCCAGTTGACAGAGAGCGGACGCTAGAACGAGGACCGGCATACCCGTCCCGTCCAGCAACATATAGACGGCTGGTAGAGCCAACAGTCTGGCCTTCgtcccccatcacccatgATTTTGAGCGTCTAGCGATTGTTCAAAGGGCTGTCAGA ACCCTAGCGCAGTTAGATGATGCGGACAGAagacacaacaacccccgTGCTTCAATGAGTCCCTCTCGCCGATCAAGCACAACGGTTCCTCGCCATCGGATCCGACCTCGGGACAGCGTCCCTGGTGAACCCACGACGCCACGCCGTCAATtgtctcctccgccttttGAGATCTACGACGATTCTGTGCCGCCCTCGGCCCAACCTCAAACGCCCCAGAATTTGCCGGAAGCACAGCACCAGAGCCGATTGCGGGGCTCTTACACAGTCCCAACCCGCCGTGGCACGTCTCCAGGATTTGACTCGCTTTCAAGGCTCAGCCGACGAAGACGTGAGCGAGAAGAAAGAATTCCAAGCCCGCCTGGATTACAG